The Microbacterium luteum genome includes a region encoding these proteins:
- a CDS encoding FadR/GntR family transcriptional regulator, with protein sequence MALTDDAIERIKAMIVDGEIAPGDRLPPEKELSERLGLSRNSLREAVKALEVMGVLAVRRGDGTYVTSLEPGLLLDAVSFLADLHDDTSLLEIFQVRRILESHATGLAARRATPADVEALTAEVDKVSDVQDIETLVDHDLRFHRMIVVIGGNRYLASLVDSLTSQTVRARVWRGLTDDGAVARTLAEHRAIVDAIAEGDVALATAVATAHVAGVERWLRRAGAHGGE encoded by the coding sequence ATGGCCCTGACCGACGACGCGATCGAGCGCATCAAGGCGATGATCGTCGACGGCGAGATCGCCCCGGGCGACCGCCTCCCGCCCGAAAAGGAGCTGTCCGAGCGCCTCGGGCTCTCCCGCAACTCGCTGCGGGAGGCGGTGAAGGCGCTCGAGGTCATGGGCGTGCTCGCCGTGCGGCGCGGCGACGGCACGTACGTCACCAGCCTCGAGCCAGGACTCCTCCTCGACGCGGTGTCCTTCCTCGCCGACCTCCACGACGACACCTCGCTGCTGGAGATCTTCCAGGTGCGCCGCATCCTCGAGTCGCACGCGACCGGACTCGCCGCCCGGCGCGCGACTCCCGCCGACGTCGAAGCCCTGACGGCCGAGGTCGACAAGGTCTCCGACGTGCAGGACATCGAGACGCTCGTCGACCACGACCTGCGCTTCCACCGCATGATCGTCGTGATCGGGGGCAATCGGTACCTCGCGAGCCTCGTCGACTCCCTCACCAGCCAGACGGTCCGTGCTCGCGTGTGGCGCGGCCTGACCGATGACGGCGCCGTCGCGCGCACCCTGGCCGAGCACCGCGCGATCGTCGACGCGATCGCCGAGGGCGACGTGGCTCTCGCGACCGCCGTGGCGACCGCACACGTGGCGGGCGTCGAGCGCTGGCTCCGGCGGGCGGGAGCGCACGGGGGCGAGTGA
- a CDS encoding amidohydrolase family protein: MRLLDSHLHLWDPDHLHYAWLEGPLAARHDVAELTAALQDAPAVSERAFVFVQADCAPEQAVDEVDWVVERAGVADIRGVVAFAPVERPSDLDDVLARLCKRPLVRGIRRLLQGEDRGFALSPEFLAGAHAIARAGLTFDACVRHDQLADVVALADAVPELTIVLDHLGKPDLSSAPAARWMGDIAALAARENTVAKISGLPAEARGPWTSEGLRPYLDVALEAFGPERLMFGGDWPVSTPYGRWARFVTEWSSRLDPGDRDAILWSTAERTYRLSAAA, translated from the coding sequence GTGCGCCTCCTCGACAGTCATCTCCACCTCTGGGATCCGGATCACCTGCACTACGCGTGGCTGGAGGGCCCCCTGGCCGCGCGGCACGACGTCGCCGAACTGACCGCCGCGCTGCAGGATGCGCCCGCCGTATCCGAGCGCGCCTTCGTCTTCGTGCAGGCCGACTGCGCGCCGGAGCAGGCCGTCGACGAGGTCGACTGGGTCGTCGAGCGGGCGGGCGTCGCCGACATCCGCGGTGTCGTCGCCTTCGCGCCGGTCGAGCGCCCCTCCGACCTGGACGACGTGCTCGCGCGTCTCTGCAAGCGACCGCTCGTGCGAGGCATCCGACGTCTGCTGCAGGGCGAAGACCGCGGGTTCGCGCTCTCGCCGGAGTTCCTCGCCGGGGCGCACGCGATCGCGCGGGCCGGGCTCACCTTCGACGCGTGCGTGCGACACGATCAGCTGGCCGATGTCGTCGCGCTGGCCGACGCCGTGCCGGAGCTGACGATCGTGCTCGACCACCTCGGCAAACCCGATCTCTCCTCCGCCCCGGCCGCGCGGTGGATGGGGGACATCGCGGCGCTCGCCGCGCGGGAGAACACCGTCGCGAAGATCTCCGGTCTGCCGGCCGAAGCACGCGGGCCGTGGACGTCCGAGGGACTGCGGCCCTATCTCGACGTGGCGCTGGAGGCCTTCGGGCCCGAGCGGCTGATGTTCGGCGGGGACTGGCCGGTGTCGACGCCGTACGGACGGTGGGCGAGATTCGTCACGGAATGGTCGTCCCGACTCGATCCCGGCGATCGGGACGCCATCCTCTGGTCGACCGCCGAGCGCACCTACCGGCTTTCGGCGGCGGCCTGA